The segment TTACTGGTTACGACTACGGAATCAAGATCAATCAATGATACGCTAATTACAAAATCAATCATACGTCAATTACAAAATCAACAAATCATAGGCTAATTAATTAATCTTAAAGGGGAATTTGTATGATTTACACCATTACCTTTAACCCAGCCCTAGATTATATCGTACGACTTGAGCAACTCAAGACTGGTACCATTAATCGCACCACCCAAGAATACATACTTGGTGGTGGCAAGGGTATCAACGTATCTATCGTTCTTAACAACTTAGGCATGGATACAACGGCACTCGGTTTCATCGCCGGCTTTACAGGTGAAGAAATCGTAACGCAGCTCAATAACTTCGGCGTTAAAGAAGATTTTATTCGCCTTCGCGAAGGTTTGACCCGCATCAATGTTAAGGTGAAAGCCTCTGATGAAGAAACAGAGATTAACGGTCGTGGCCCAATTATCTCGGATGACGAATTAGAGGCCCTATACAAGCAGCTCGATGCATTGACAGAAAAGGATACATTAATCCTTGCAGGTAGTATTCCTTCTAGCTTACCAAGCGATATGTACGAACTCATTATGGAGCGCTTACAACATAAAAATATTCGCATCGTCGTAGATGCTACAAAGGATTTACTTACACGAGTATTGCCATATAAACCGTTCTTGATTAAACCAAATAATCACGAGCTTAGTGAAATCTTTGGCCGCACCCTCTCTACTAAAGATGACCTGGTAGAAGCGGCTAAGGCTTTGCAAGAGAAAGGCGCACAACACGTGCTTATCTCCATGGCTGGTGATGGAGCAATCCTAGTCGCTGCTGACGGAACAGTATATACGAGCCCTGCTCCTAAAGGAATCCTCGTAAATTCTGTAGGTGCTGGCGATTCCATGGTAGCCGGATTTATTACAGGCTTTGAGAAAACAGACGACCTACAAGAGGCTCTATACTGGGGCATCTCCAGTGGCTCAGCCTCCGCTTACTCTGAAAATCTCGCTACACTTGCAGAAGTAGAAGCACTACTTTCACAAGTACGAGCTAACTAGTTTTATATTTTATTTGCATCAAGGAGTACATATATGCAAATCACTGATTTATTAAAACCTCAATCCGTCTTGCTAAATGCAGACCCTGTTACGAAGGCTGACGCTATTTATACCTTAGGGGAATTAATGGAAAAAGGCGGCAACCTCATCGACAAAGCTGAATACTTAGCAGCCGTTTTCGCTCGTGAAGAATCTGGCTCTACTGGCCTTGGCGACGGTATCGCTACACCACATGCTAAATCCGCAGGTGTAAAAGAAGCTGGCCTGGCAGCAATGGTTGTACCTCACGGCGTAGACTTTGAAGCACTCGACGGCCAACCTTCTCGTTTATTCTTCATGATCGCTGCCCCTGAAGGCGCTGCTGATACTCATGTAGAGGTATTGAGCCAATTAGCTATGATGGTTATCGACCCGGATTTCAAAGAAGCCCTCATCGCTGCACCAACTGTAGAACGTTTCTTGGAACTCGTAACAGCTAAAGAGCAAGGTAACTTTGACCCATCCGTTGAAGGATATATCAAACAGCCAGAATCTCAAGAGACTCCAAGTATTACCGATGCTATCGAAGCTAAAGCTACGGAAGCTATCGAAAAAGTGGCTCCTAAGATTTCTGTAGATAACCCGCACTACGATGTATTGGCTGTAACTGGTTGCCCTACTGGTATTGCTCATACCTACATGGCTGCAGAATCTTTAGAACGAAAAGCCAAAGAAATGGGCATTTCCTTAAAGGTTGAGAAAAATGGTGCTTCTGGTGTTAAAGATGCTCTTACAGCAGAAGAAATTGCTCATGCTAAATGCATCATCGTCGCTTCTGACCGTCAAGTAGAAATGGCGCGCTTTAACGGCAAACCTATGATTCAAACGAAGGTTGCGAACGGTATCAATAAAGCAGAAGAGCTTTTAACCGAAGCCATGGCTGGCACAGCACCTGTATACCAAGCATCCGCGGCAGACCGCGAAGCTGCTGAAATTGCTGCTAGCGCATCTGACAGCGTAGGTCGTCAAATCTACAAACACTTGATGAACGGCGTATCTCACATGTTGCCATTCGTTATTGGTGGCGGTATCTTGATTGCCCTTGCATTCTTATTCGATACATTCGATCCTGCGAATCCTAAAAACTTTGGTTCTGGCACACCTTTATCTGGCTTCTTAATGCAAATCGGTGGTGCATCCTTTGGATTCATGTTGCCAGTATTAGCTGGTTACATTGCTATGAGTATTGCTGATCGCCCAGGTCTTGTGGCTGGTTTCGTTGGTGGCTTATTGGCTAACCAAGGCGGCTCTGGTTTCCTTGGTGCATTGATTGCCGGCTTTGCAGCAGGTTATTTAGTATTATTAGTTAAGAAATTAGTATCTGGTTTGCCTCAAGCATTAGAAGGTACAAAACCAGTTCTCTTCTATCCTGTACTCGGTGTATTGTTCATCGGCCTCGCTATTACCTTCGTAATCAACCCTCCTGTATCTGCACTTAACCACTGGTTAATGGACTCCTTACAATCTATGGGCACTACTAGCCGCGTATTGTTAGGTCTTATCTTTGGTGCCATGATGTCCGTTGATATGGGCGGCCCTGTAAACAAGGCTGCTTACGTTATCGGTACTGGCGCCCTTGCTACTGGTGAATACGGTATCATGGCAGCTGTTATGGCAGGTGGTATGGTTCCGCCATTGGCAATCGCGCTTTGTACTACATTCTTCCCTAGCCGCTTTACAGAAGCAGAACGTAAATCTGGTATTACAAACTACATCATGGGCCTCTCCTTCATCACTGAAGGTGCTATCCCATTTGCAGCGGCTGATCCAGTTCGCGTATTACCAGCTTGCATCATCGGTGCTGGTACAGCTGGTGCGTTGTCCATGTTCTTCGAGTGTACATTACGCGCTCCACATGGCGGTATCTTCGTAGTACCTACAATCGGTAACCCACTTCTATACCTTGCATCCATCGCAATCGGTTCCGTTGTGGCTTGCTTCATCTTGGCACTTGTAAAACCAAGCCTAAAAAAATAATTGTGAAAGCTAGGTTATACTACTACCTATAGCTAAAAACCACACTTATAGAAAAATACTATATACGGTAAAAGGACTAGAACAAAATGTTCTAGTCCTTTTCTTATACAAACTATCGAATTACATCATCATAAAATACACCGAAAACTTTTTTGAATACTTGATTTGCTACATGATAGCTTTCAAAATCAAAGTCTGTAGGCGTTAGGAAAGTAACATGCTCATACCCTTTATAACCAGGTTTTGTTGGTTTGCTTTCACCATTAAGAGTATAGTCCTGTTGAGCCTTAACAGTCCCTACAATACCAGAATTATCCATTTTTATATTCCATATTTCACCTAAATGGAAATCAGGAAATTGTTGTTTAAATTCTGGAACTTTTGCCACTAAATGAGCAAAGGAATAATTTAGATTATAGTCATAATGAATTGTATATTCTCGAATCAAATCTGACGAAGGCAATACAACGTATATCTTAGTTTCTATGCTTTTTATACGTGCATCGGTAGATATATCTCGAAGTGTGCTCAACTCAATATATTTACCATCTCCACCACCAGTGTCACCTTTAGATATAATGTGTTCGAAACGGCTAGTATCTTGTAATTCAGCATTAGAAACTGCTTTCACAGAATTAACGGAAACACCGCATACGCATAAGATAGCCATTAAAATTAAGAAACGTTTCATATGGCACCTCATTTCACCACAATATCATCGAAATGCTGCTGATATGCAACGACAAACATGGCATCTGCTATAGCAAAGAGATCTTGATCGGAGCGACTACGATCAAGTGGTCGTGATTGATGTAGCAATCTAGCTGGGCTATTAACCGCAGTGCCATCCCAAGTGTATCGTTTGACCGCTTGTAATTCAATTTGTATACCAGACTCATCTTGTGCAGCCTTAATCACTGCATACATAGCTGGTGATGGTTTTACACTCTGCTGAGCTTGTATTAAACTAGCTAACGAGTAATTCGTATTATAGGTGGCAGTCAATTCATATTCCGTAATAGCCTCACCATGAGCCCGTTCGCTAACAGAATAAATAGTACCTTTCAGCTTATAATGTGGAGCTGCATACTCTAAACTTTCCACAGAATAGGTATTTAAAAAGAATACATCCCTATTACTTGAATTATCATCATAAGAATATGTTTTCTCATATACATTTTTAAACTGTGGTGAACTATTTAACTCATTAATCGATATCGCTTGTGTCTGTATGGTAAAAGTAGCTAGTACCATACAGGCTAGCAAGAATTTTCTAAACATATTCTCTCCTTTATAATTGAAATTCCGTTAAATTACAAAAAGCATATCATATTTTATAGAAAGATGTACACATACGAAAAATGCCATTTCAAATCATTATAGATAATATAAAAGTAATGATCACTATTCTACGTACTTTAAATTTATTTATATTTTTCTAAGTCTATCTTCTTCGTACTCATCCAGTATTCATCTATTCTTCTATAAATTGTACAAATATATCGATTTATGTTAAACTATATAAATATAAATAAATTTTAAAATTATAAATTATTTTTTTCAATTCTAGTTCGGAGAGTAATTCATGAAATCATCTAGGAAACGTAAGGTCACTGCCGCATTTTTTGCAGCAGCAGCGTTGGGTGGTGTTGCCCACGCAGCCCCTACCCTCAACATGAATGATTTAGTAGGTTCGAACACTACCACTGAATCAACGGCTCAAGGCAATAATAATATTGCTACTCCAGTCGTACGACCTATGGCAACTCAGCCTACCCCTGTAACTACACAATCAGTTCCAAAGGTAACACCTTTAATACCGCGTGTACGTCCAGTACCTGTAAACGATATTGCGAAAGCTTTATCAGATCAACAACGGGCTGTTTCACAACCACAATATGTTGTTAACAAACAAACTAATGCTGTCATGGAACCAACATTGGCCATGCATAGCTTGATGAACGTACAACGTAAAACTGAACCTGTTACAGTACAAAAACAAGTTGATGGCAAACAGCAAGTACAAACGACACAGGTACAACGTACTCCTGTAATGGTTCAACAAGAATCTACAACTCCTTTAGTTATTGCTAATACAACTCAAACTAAAGCCGTTGTAGCAAAACAAAAATTAACTATTCGAGATATTCAACGTGCAGAACGTGAAAGATTAGCTCAATTAGCAGCAGAAGAAGCGGCGCAACAAGCAGGTACAAACCAAGTTGATCAGCAAATGGTTGCTCAGAAACAAGCTGAAGCTCAGCGTCAAGCTGCAATTCTAGCAGAACAACAACGTCAAATGGCTATGCAAGCGGAACAGCAACGGATTGCACAGCAACAAGCTGAGGCTCAACGTCAAGCGGCTTTAAAAGCAGAACAAGTTCGTATTGCAGCTCAACAAGCGGAACAACAACGTATCGCTGCCGAGCAAGCTGAAGCTCAACGTCAAGCAGCTCTAAGAGCCGAGCAAGAGCGTATCGCTGCACAGCAAGCTGAACAAGCTCGTATCGCTGAAGCACAACGTCAAGCTGCAGAGCAAGAACGTCTTCGTATCCAAGAGGAACAACGTCGCATTGCACAACAACAGGCCGAGGCTCAACGTCAAGCGGCTATACAAGCGGAACAACAACGTATGGCTGCAGAGCAAGCTGAAGCTCAACGTCAAGCGGCTTTGAAAGCTGAACAAGAACGTATCGCTGCTGAACAAGCTGAAGCTCAACGCCAAGCCGCCTTAAAAGCTGAACAACAACGTATCGCTGCTGAACAAGCTGCTCGCCAACGTGCAGAAGCTGCTGCTAAAGCTGAGGCAGAACGTCAAGCGGCTATAAAAGCTGATCAAGAGCGTATCGCAGCGGAGCAAGCTGAGGCAGAACGTCAAGCAGCTTTGAAAGCTGAACAACAACGTATTGCTGCCGAACAAGCTAAAGCTGAACGTGAAGCGGCACTCAAAGCTGAACAAGATCGCATTGCAGCACAACAAGCAGAAATGGCAAGACAAGTTGCCATCAAAGAAGAGCAAGAACGTTTAGCTGCCGAGCAATTAGCAAAAGAAGAAGCAGAGGCTGCTGCTAAAGCACAAGCTGAAGCTGCTGCTAAGGCTCAATCTGAAGCAGAGGCAAAAGCTAAAGCTGAAGCGGAAGCCGCCGCTAAAGCTCAAGCTGAGGCAGAAGCAAAAGCTAAAGCTCAAGCTGAAGCTGCCGCTAAAGCTCAGGCTGAGGCAGAAGCAAAAGCTAAAGCACAAGCTGAAGCCGCCGCTAAAGCTCAGGCTGAGGCAGAAGCAAAAGCTAAAGCACAAGCTGAAGCTGAAGCTAAAGCACAAGCCGAAGCTGAGGCAAAAGCTAAAGCCGAAGCTGAGGCACAAGCTAAAGCTCAAGAAAATAAATTACCTCAATCTTATGTAGATGCTCGTAATGAAGCTTCCACAAAAGGTGCTGGTGTAACGGAAGAAAAAAATATTCTTTCTCAACCAATAGAACCACCATTGCAGGCCGATACATCTGCGAAGATTAGCCTTGCTTTCGACGTGAAGAATTATGAATCCATGTCTACTACTGTAGATAATAAGGAAATCAAATATCGCGCCTTCGAATATATCCCTTACGTGGCTAATCCAATCGATATCGATCAACAGTACATGAACATTTATGTACCAGAAGAATACTTCAACAATGGCACTATAAATGGTTACAATACGCAAACAGCCCCTATCTTCATGCCAAATGCGGTAGGTGGTTATATGCCAAGCCAAGCTATGACTCCAAAAGTAGAAAATGGCAAACCTAATAGTGTTCTTTACGCATTATCCCGTGGCTATGTAGTAGCTTCCCCGGCTACACGCGGTCGTACAAATAAAGCATCCGATGGCAACTTTATCGGTAAAGCGCCTGCAGTTATTGTTGACTTACAAGCTGCCACAGCATACTTACATGCTAACGATTCCACAATGCCAGGTAATGCAAATCGTATCATCACTAATGGTACAAGTGCTGGTGGTGCTGTATCCTTATTGCAAGGTGCCACTGGTAACAACTCTGACTTCCAACCATATTTACAAGCATTAGGTGCTGCTACAGCGGCAACCAATGTATATGCAGTTTCTGCCTATGCACCTATTACAAACCTTGATGCGGCTGATATGGCCTATGAATGGAGCTATAAAGGTATTACATCTTTCAATAAAGTAACGATGGGCCAAGGTGAATTGCCTCAAGCCAGCGCAGGTGGCAATACAGCTCCTCCGCAACGTACAATGCAACGTGTAAACTTGAATGCTGATGATGTAGCATACTCTAACTTACTAAGCGAACACTTCCCAGAATACGTAAATAATTTACAATTGCATGACTCTATGGGGCGTGTATTGAAACTAGATAAGAATGGCAATGGTACTTTCAAAAATTATGTGAAAGCATTCATCATTGATGCAGCTAATAAAGCACAAGCTAAAGGTACTGATTTATCTAAACATACATACTTTGTACGAGATAATAAAACAGGCGCTATAAAAGATATTAACTGGGAAGCTTACAATCAGTTTGTAAGTCGTTCTAAAGCACCAGGTGCATTCGATTCCCGTTCTAATGACTCTGGCGAGAACAACTTATTCGGTACAAGTTCAACAGATAATAATCACTTTACAATTACTGCTGCACTACACGATACAACACCTAACCAAGATGTATACGTAGAAAATGCTAAAATCGTTACTATGATGAACCCAATGAACTATCTCGGTTCTCCAGCAGCGACAAATGCACGCTACTATCGTATCCGCTATGGTACAGCTGATAGCAATACATCCGTAGCTATCCCATTGATCGTAGGTACACGTGCTCAAAACCTTGGGTACAACGTAGATATGGCAACACCATTTGATGTAGACCATTCTGGTGACTACGATTTAGACGAATTATTCAACTGGATGGACAATATCGTTAAAAACGGTAGATAATAACAACTAAATACATACCATAATATAAAAGGAGCTACCTAGTAGCTCCTTTTTCTTTATGCCAAATTAAATATCTCTAAAATAAAGCTCCAGTATGTTAAGCACAAAAAAGCCCCTCTACCGAGGGGCTTTGCTCTATTAGGAAAGCATATTCACAGCTTTCACCAATCATATTCTATTATACTTCTGGGAATAATGCAGTGGACAAGTAGCGTTCACCTGTATCAGGAAGAATTACTACGATGTTTTTGCCTTTATTTTCAGGACGTTTAGCCAATTCTTGAGCAGCCCAAAGAGCAGCACCAGAGGAAATACCAACTAAGATACCTTCTGTATGTCCAAATGCTTGAGATGTAGCGAATGCATCATCGTTAGTTACTTGGATTACTTCATCGTAAATATTAGTATCCAAAGTATCCGGAATGAAGCCAGCGCCTAAGCCTTGGATTTTGTGAGGACCAGGTTTGCCATTGGACAATACTGGGGAATCAGTTGGTTCAACAGCCACAATTTTTACGTCAGGGTTTTGTTCTTTTAAATAACGACCTGCACCAGTCAAAGTACCGCCTGTACCAACACCAGCTACGTAGATATCTACTGCACCATCTGTATCTTGCCAGATTTCAGGACCAGTTGTTTTATAGTGAATTGCTGGGTTTGCTTGATTTACGAATTGACCCGCCTCGATGGCACCAGCTGTAGCTGTTACGATTTCTTTAGCTTTTGCAATAGCACCTTTCATGCCAAGAGATCCATCAGTCAACACGAGTTGAGCACCATAGCCAAGCATCAATTTACGGCGTTCGATGGACATTGTTTCTGGCATTACGATTACAACTTTATAGCCAAGAGCAGCACCAACAGCGGATAAACCGATACCAGTATTACCAGATGTAGCTTCTACGATTGTACCACCTGGTTGTAATTCACCAGATTCAACAGCTGCTTGAATAATTGCTGCAGCAATACGATCTTTAACAGAGCCACCTGGATTAAAGTATTCCAATTTAGCAAAAATATTTGCATCTGCGCCATATTTTTTACCAAAACGTGTAGCTGCCAACAAAGGTGTTTTACCAATTAATTCAACGAAAGATTTTGCAATATTAGACATAATAGTTACTCCTTATTAAATAGAACCATCCCAATTATCATATTTTGTATCAAGTTTAGCGTAAGTTCCATCAATTACATCTTGAAGAGTTACGTTTTCTAGATAATCATGAATATAGTTTTGTAATCCTGCCCAGAAACCAACAGTTCTTTCATTGATTACTGTATCAGTACTCACCCCTTCATCAAGAGTGGAGATGATAGCCATGGATTCTTCCGTGGCAAGCAAAATTTCAATAATAGTGTACTCTTTAGGGCTTTTAGATAAGCGATAGCCTCCGTATTTACCACGAATACTATCCACTAGGTTAGCGGCACCCAAACGAGCCACAATACCCTCAAGGTATTTCTCAGATATACCTTGTCGTTCTGCAACGGATCGCAAGGAAACCGGTTTATCCTGACCTTCCTCTGCTAAATCGATGAGAACCATCAATGCATAGCGACCTTTTGTGGAAATCCTCATATATCTTGCCTCTCTTTGTAAAAGTTAGTGCTAACACACCCCATGTTATAAAGCACTTATCCTACTTCATTTATAAAACCTTGTGTATCACTAGGAATTAATTTCATTATAGACCACTAAATCTAAAAATGCAAGAACTTATTTCCTACTTTTATAAAGGGGTATTTAAAAACCCTTATATTTATTGGCCTAAGCCTATATTATTGATTTATTTTATTCTATTATTAGACTAGCAATCACACATATCGATACATTAACTATTTTACATAACACAAAAGGACTAGCCCGAAGGCCAGTCCTTTTGCGTATAGTTTGTAGTTTGTTATATGAGGTTTACCATGATGAATTGGAGAGGGTTCATCTGGTATTGGGACTTACCGTATCGTCAGGAAAACGATGCGCGCCCGTTTTGTCATTTGAGGAGCTGTCTAGATTATTCTAGCGTCTAAGTTATTTCTAAATTAGATTTTACCTACTAAATCAAGACCTGGTTTCAATGTGTCTTTACCTGGTTTCCAACGTGCAGGACACACTTGGTCACCATGTTTTGCTACGAATTGAGCCGCTTGTACTTTACGAACCAATTCTTCAGCAGAACGGCCGATACCCATATCATGGATTTCAGCTGTACGAACGAAACCTTCTGGATCTACTACGAATGTACCACGGTAAGCCATAGCAGATTCTTCTTGGAATACGTCGAAGAAATCAGCTAATTCATGTTTTTTATCAGCTAACATGTAGTACTCGATTTTATTAATGCTTGGAGAAGCATCAGACCATGCTTTGTGAACGAATTCAGAGTCACAAGATACGGAGTAAACTTCGCAACCTAGTTCTTTCAATTCTGCATAAGAGTTTTGTACGTCTTCTAATTCTGTAGGGCAAACAAATGTGAAGTCTGCTGGATAGAATACGAAGATGGACCATTTGCCCAACACATCGGCAGTACTAACTTTTACTAATTCAGGTTTTTTGAAAGCATCTAGAGTAAATTCAGGAAGTTGTTTACCAATAATAGACATGTTATGTCCTCCTTAATTGAGTTCCAATGTAACAGTTATATTATTATCGGTGTACTTATCACCAAATCTATATCTATATCTATATCTATCTTTGTCTATATAATAACAAATATCATTCAAGATTGCAAGTGTTATTTTTAAATTTATCGATATATTTTTCCAACATTTATCGATATGAATAAAAAAGAAGAAAGATGCTCATTTCTGAGCATCTTTCTTCTTTTTCTTTACTACAACAGACTTACTACTTATAGCATGATCAAAGGCTATTAGTCCTGCTATGTTAGCAATACCACGTCGTGCTATATGGCCTGTTGTAGATTGTTCTTTTCCCGATTTACCATATACAAACTGCTCTAGTTTGAGTGCAGCTAATATAAATATACCTATAATAGATAAAATAGATCCCATTTCTATTCTCTATTTTTTAAGTTCCAAAATCGCATCTACGAAGCCGTGGAATAATGGATGTGCATTATTTGGACGGGATTTAAGCTCTGGATGAGCTTGTGTACCAATGAAGAATGGATGATTCTTCACTTCAATACTTTCAACTAAACGACCATCTGGAGATGTACCAGAGATAACAAGGCCAGCATCAGTCAATTGTTGACGATATTCATTATTGAACTCATAACGGTGACGATGACGTTCATAAATCAAATCTTCACCATAGGCTTCATGAGTTTTTGTACCTGCTTCTACTTTGCATGGATAGATACCTAGGCGCATTGTACCGCCTTTTTTATCTACATCCACTTGATCACTCATCAAGTCGATTACTTTGTACTTAGCATTTTCGTCAAATTCGCTAGATGTAGCACCTTCCATACCACATACGTTACGAGCAAATTCCATTACTGCAGATTGCATGCCAAGGCATAGACCAAGATATGGAATATTGTTTTCACGAGCATATTGAATTGTGCGGATTTTACCTTCTACACCACGGGAACCAAATCCACCAGGTACGATGATACCTTCAACACCATCAAATACCTCTTTAGGATCTACAGATGTATCATCAAGTTCTTCGGAGTCAATCCAACGAATATTTACTTTAGTACCCGTAGCAATACCAGCATGATCTAGAGCTTCAACTACGGATAAATACGCATCATGTAATGCTACATATTTACCAACGATAGCAACTGTAATATCTTTACTAGGGTTCAAGATTTTATGAACCATTTCTTTCCATTCAGCCATATCGCAAGGGCGTTCTTCAAGGCCTAATTTTTTGATAACAATATCATCAAGACCTTGATCTTGCATCATCAATGGCACTTCATAGATGGAGCTGCAAGTTTGGTTTTCAATAACTGCTTCTGGTTCTACGTCACAGAACAAAGCAAGTTTTTCTTTCATTTCATCAGAAATGTGTTTTTCGCTGCGGCATACCAAAATATCTGGTTGAATACCAATGCTGCGCAATTCTTTTACGCTGTGTTGTGTAGGTTTAGTTTTCAACTCGCCTGCTGCATTGATGTAAGGCACCAATGTTACGTGAATGTAAAGTACATCATTACGACCTACTTCTTTTTTCACTTGGCGGATAGCTTCCATGAATGGCAAGCTTTCAATATCACCTACAGTACCACCGATTTCAGTGATAACTACATCAGCGTTATCCTCTTTACCTACGCGGTATACGTTTTGTTTGATTTCATTTGTAATGTGTGGAATAACTTGTACAGTGCTGCCCAAGTAATCACCTTTACGTTCTTTATTGATTACAGACCAGTACACTTTACCTGCTGTAATGTTGGAACGTTTACTAAGGTTAATATCGATAAAGCGTTCATAGTGACCCAAATCAAGGTCAGTTTCAGCACCGTCATCTGTTACGAATACTTCACCGTGTTGGTAAGGGCTCATCGTACCAGGGTCAATATTAATGTATGGGTCAAATTTTTGAATCGTTACATTGAAACCGCGGTTTTTAAGCAAGCGACCCAAGGATGCTGCTGTAATCCCTTTACCAAGAGAAGAAACAACGCCGCCAGTTACGAAAATATACTTAGTTGCCATGATGCCTCCCACCTATTACATTTTTTCCGGAGCAGAAATACCTAAAATACCCAAGCCTTGACGAAGTACGAGGGCAATCGCTGTGATTAATCCTAGACGAGCCTGTTGCAACGCTGGATCTACGCCAATGATACGACCTTGACGATAGAAGGAATGGAACATGCTTGCCAAATCGAATAAGTAACGAGCAATACGATGTGGTGCACGATGTTCGGCAGATTGAACGACCTCTTCTGGATATTCAGCTAATTTTTTAATCAATTCTAATTCCATTTCGCTTGTAAGCGTTGTGAAATCAGTTTCACTATAATCACCAAATGCAATGCCTGCTTCACGCACTTGGTTGTAAATGCTGTGAATACGGGCATGAGCATATTGGATATAATATACTGGGTTAT is part of the Veillonella nakazawae genome and harbors:
- a CDS encoding CTP synthase, with protein sequence MATKYIFVTGGVVSSLGKGITAASLGRLLKNRGFNVTIQKFDPYINIDPGTMSPYQHGEVFVTDDGAETDLDLGHYERFIDINLSKRSNITAGKVYWSVINKERKGDYLGSTVQVIPHITNEIKQNVYRVGKEDNADVVITEIGGTVGDIESLPFMEAIRQVKKEVGRNDVLYIHVTLVPYINAAGELKTKPTQHSVKELRSIGIQPDILVCRSEKHISDEMKEKLALFCDVEPEAVIENQTCSSIYEVPLMMQDQGLDDIVIKKLGLEERPCDMAEWKEMVHKILNPSKDITVAIVGKYVALHDAYLSVVEALDHAGIATGTKVNIRWIDSEELDDTSVDPKEVFDGVEGIIVPGGFGSRGVEGKIRTIQYARENNIPYLGLCLGMQSAVMEFARNVCGMEGATSSEFDENAKYKVIDLMSDQVDVDKKGGTMRLGIYPCKVEAGTKTHEAYGEDLIYERHRHRYEFNNEYRQQLTDAGLVISGTSPDGRLVESIEVKNHPFFIGTQAHPELKSRPNNAHPLFHGFVDAILELKK